From one Balaenoptera acutorostrata chromosome 6, mBalAcu1.1, whole genome shotgun sequence genomic stretch:
- the LOC130708483 gene encoding NUT family member 2G-like, whose product MNPGASLSTFTAVPFPPPIPGAQHRPPWQQHLPRPITPAFPPGSSLLLPAFPRTPMVANGGRGPSAPGACNLTVEVRSQGRTVEAPQTQTSVVTQAPLNWSAPGALSRSAACPAPEFIATPVMGTVVTASAVGVRQAGKGGWTPGFPPQAPPPAAQLAPIIRPVNSGPWPHGASREGRLATNQSNASQDGSSNTQREYSNFRRWQRIKPLARRHFHLSPDAEAFSCFLIPVLRSVARLNPNMPLEEGLWRAVQEWRCRSNPDRVIYYERAEKFMEFAAEEEMHIQNLQCMQCAQDLPPPAPPKLDPRGPPAPEWRRLSNLDRMIYYERAEKFMEFAAEEEMHIQHLQWMQSQGNPEPKAPKEIPPEAVREDVERMEVLVGPVHSASGKSHAECGKDGNELKQEEDDTYLDPCLLSYTDELRSREHSVTKVEAVIHPRFPAELFSPDPQLDVLALAEELKQEEGLTPEELVQKQLLDLKEEEGGPAAPSHSARGMGSSPSESHAGQGAQRHDQDRHRGVSDEACPPEIDFEALHRPIRADTGPFGPKVFVPSRGRQEVSPFRAGRPSPPQGQRRTGPLLGPRDASLLREASPVPEARGPRDASSEHEEALHSLASLLASPQSLPPCRLSQSPAPASGLASPGGWGARSAPQAPSPQRRGPSPAPPAAPKSRKRALCGRPAAAEKLPIPGAGHGVSARPAFALGLVRPSQPRKRKRDPFVTGKRRKKQRKHCSQ is encoded by the exons ATGAACCCCGGTGCCTCCTTGTCTACTTTCACGGCagtgcccttccctccacccattcCTGGCGCCCAGCACCGGCCACCCTGGCAGCAGCACCTGCCACGTCCCATCACCCCAGCATTCCCTCCTGGCAGCAGCCTGCTGCTGCCAGCTTTCCCCAGGACGCCTATGGTGGCTAATGGTGGCCGTGGCCCCAGTGCCCCTGGGGCTTGCAACCTCACTGTCGAAGTCAGGTCACAAGGGAGGACAGTGGAGGCCCCCCAGACTCAGACCTCTGTCGTTACTCAGGCCCCCCTCAACTGGAGCGCTCCAGGGGCCCTCAGCAGGAGTGCTGCATGTCCTGCACCCGAATTCATAGCAACCCCTGTGATGGGGACCGTTGTGACTGCTTCAGCTGTTGGAGTTAGGcaggctggcaagggaggctggaccccaggctttcctcctcaagctccaccaccagctgcccagctggcccctatcattcgcccagtgaactctgggccatggccacatggcgcttccagggagggccgcctggccaccaaccagtccaacgcctcgcaggatggctcctctaacACCCAGAGAGAGTACAGTAACTTCCGACGTTGGCAGCGCATCAAACCCCTAGCCCGGAGACACTTTCAcctgagtcctgatgcagaagctttttcctgctttctcat cccagtgcttcgatccgtggcccgcctgaatcccaacatgccgctggaggagggactgtggagggccgtgcaggaatggcggTGCAGAAGCAACCCTGACCGGGTGATCTACTACGAGAGGGcggaaaa gttcatggaatttgcagccgaggaggagatgcacattcagaatttgcagtgcatgcagtgcgcgcaggacctgcctcctccagccccaccgaagctggatcctcgggggcccccagccccg gaatggcggCGCTTGAGCAACCTTGACCGGATGATCTACTACGAGAGGGcggaaaa gttcatggaatttgcGGCCGAGGAGGAGATGCACATTCAGCATTTGCAGTGGATGCA atcccaggGGAACCCGGAGCCCAAGGCGCCGAAGGAGATTCCccctgaggctgtgagggaggatgtggagaggaTGGAGGTGCTGGTGGGACCCGTCCACTCAGCCAGCGGCAAGTCACatgcagaatgtggaaaggacggaaatgagcTGAAGCAGGAAGAGGACGACACCTACTTGGACCCGTGTCTCTTGAGCTACACTGACGAGCTGCGTTCCCGGGAACactctgtcaccaag gtggaggcagtcattcaTCCTCGATTCCCGGCAGAATTGTTTTCCccggacccacagctggatgtcttggcccttgctgaggagctgaagcaggaggaaggactcacccctgaagaa ctggtgcagaaacaactcctggacttgaaagaggaggaaggtgggccggcagccccgagccacagtgcacgcggaatgggctcaagtccatctgagtcccacgccggccaaggtgcccagaggcacgaccaagaccgccatcgaggggtcagtgatgaagcctgcccaccagagattgattttgaggctcttcataggcccatcCGAGCAGACACTGGCCCATTCGGGCCCAAAGTCTTTGTTCCCTCTCGAGGACGTCAGGAGGTCTCTCCATTCCGGGCCGgacggccctcccctccccagggtcaaAGGCGCACTGGCCCTCTACTGGGACCCAGGGATGCGTCTCTTCTCAGAGAGGCGTCTCCTGTTCCGGAGGCCCGAGGGCCCAGGGACGCGTCCAGTGAGCACGAGGAGGCGCTCCACAGCCTGGCCTCCCTCTTGGCCTCTCCGCAGAGCCTGCCGCCTTGCCGGCTGTCCCAGAGTCCTGCCCCTGCCTCAGGCCTGGCCTCCCCTGGAGGTTGGGGGGCCAGGAGtgctccccaggccccctcccctcagagaagaggccccagcccagctccaccaGCCGCTCCCAAGTCGAGGAAGCGGGCTCTGTGTGGGCGCCCAGCCGCTGCTGAGAAGCTGCCCATCCCCGGGGCTGGCCACGGGGTCTCTGCGAGGCCAGCCTTTGCTCTGGGGCTGGTTCGCCCCTCACAGCCGAGAAAGAGAAAGCGTGACCCGTTTGtcacagggaagaggaggaagaagcagaggaagcacTGCAGCCAGTAG